The Terriglobus roseus sequence CCCCATTCTTTCGCAGCTTCCTCGCGAAAGGGTGGGGTCTTCGCACGAAGTGCAAACCCTCTCGGCCCTCCCTGCCCCTCTGACGTCCCCCCGAAAAGCTCGCGCTCTATGCGAGACCCTATCCTTTTGCTTCGCAAAAGATTGGGGAACCCGGATCCATTGCCCGTAACACCCGCGATAGGCTCATCTCAGCATGTTTGAAGCCTCCACACCTCGACGCAACCGATTGATGCTTGCGGCGTTGTGGTTCTTCCTCTACGCATCGTTCGCCTTGCTCTCTCCCCCGCTGCTTGACGACGCAGACTCCGTCCACGCCGAAGTGGCGCGAGAGATGATTCAGCGGCATGACCCTGTGACGCTGTATGCGAACGGTATCCGCTACCTCGAAAAAGCGCCGGTCCTTTACTGGTCCATGGCTGCCAGCATGCGCGTCTTCGGCGTTGGAACCGCGCAGGCGCGCTTGCCGCTCGCGATTTTTGCACTGCTGCTCTTCCTGCTGACCGAGAACTTTGCCCGCCAAGCCTTTGGCAGCGCGCGCGCCGGCCTTTACGCAGGCGTGAGCCTGATGCTCAGTTTCGGACTCTTCATCTTCACGCGCATCCTGATCCCGGATGCCATCGTGTGCCTCTGGCTGACGGCTGCGGTGTTTTGCTTCTGGCTGACGGAACGCCACGGTGAAGGCCACGCGCCTGTGCTGCCCTGCCTTGGCTTCGCGGCAGCGTGCGCCATGAACGTTCTGACGAAGGGCCTTATCGGCCTCGTCTTCCCCGCCGGCACAGTTGCGCTCTACCTGCTGACGACCCGCGGCTTCAAGGGAACGTTACAGCGCATCGCGCAACTAAACCCGCTCTTCGCGGTATTAGCCTTTTTTGCCATTGCCGCACCGTGGCACATCCTCGCGGGCCAGGCGAACCCGACGGAAGGTCACCCCGTTGGCCTGACGCACACGGGCCACGCATGGATCTTCTGGAAGGGCTGGCAGGTCGGCTCGCCCGCGGTGGGCAGCGTGCATGGATGGACGTGGTTCTATTTCATGAATGAGCACCTGCTGCGTTATCTGAACCTGCGGGTGCCGCGCGACTATGACACCGTGCCGCTGCTGCTCTTCTGGGGGCTGGTGCTGGTGTGGATGATGCCGTGGAGTGCCTTCCTGTTCGAAGCGGTAGCCGCTGCGCCCTGGCGCGCCCTGCGCTCACGCGCGGAAGCAACGCAGCTTAACGGCGAATCCCGCACGCTGCTGCTGTTCTCCATCGCCGGCCTGTTGCCGATCGTCTTCTTCTCCTTCTCAACGCGGCAGGAGTACTACGTGCTTCCGTCCCTGCCGTTCTTCGCCCTCCTGGTTGCGCGCTGGCTGGACCGCGAGGCCATCGAAGCCGAGACGATGACGGTGCCGCCCGTGCTGACGCGCGCAGGACAGCGCATCTCGGTGTTGCTGCTGATCGGCGGGACAGTCGCTTCGCTGGCCTGCGTCTTCTTCCTGATGCACACGCAGGTGCCTCCGCCCAACGTGGACCTGGCTACACTGCTACAGCAGAATCCAGGAGACTACGCGCTCTCATTCGGCCACTTTCTGGACTTGAATGGTCCTGCGATGGGAGCCTTCCGGAGGCCCTTGACGTTCACGGTCGTCGCGCTCTTTGGTGGCACAGTCGCAAGCTGGTGGCTGCGTCGGAGCTTCCGTCCGCATGAGGCAAATATCGCGCTGGCGGCGGGCACGCTTCTGTTCCTGGTGGCGGCGCATATGGGCCTGACAATCTTTGCGCCGGTATTGTCATCGCAGAAGCTGGCTCGCGCCATCGCTCCGCTAATCAAGCCGAACAACATGATCTGCATCAACGACGAATACGAAGCGGGCTCAACGCTTGGCTTCTATCTGAAGCGAAATGACATTCACATCTGGCATGGCCACTCCGCGAACCTTTGGTACGGGTCGTTCTTCAACGATGCACCGGACATCTTCGAGACGGACCTCTCCATGCGCGAACGCTGGCTGGGGCCGCAACGCATCTTCCTGTGGACAGACCCGGCGAAGCTGCCTGCGCTTCCGAGCAAGGCATACGTCATCGCCGAAGGCGGTGGTAAAGAGATCATCAGTAACAAGGCCGGCGATTATTAGTACCGGCAGCATCTGAAAGGCAACATGCGTTCTGTTCTTCCGAACCACACGCGGCCCATCTGGGCCGAGATCTCTGCCTCGCGATTACGCGATAACTTCCACGCGTTGCAGGCGGCCGCCGGGCCACAGATCGAAGTGCTTGCTGTCATCAAGGCGGATGCCTATGGCCATGGCGCGACCGAGTGCGCACCCGTGCTGGCTGGCGCCGGCGCGCAGTGGCTCGGTGTTACGTCTGCGGAAGAGGGCCTTGCCGTACGGGCATCGCTCGCTATCCTGCCGCAGGGTATGTCGCCACGCGTGCTGGTGATGTGCGGCCTGTGGCCGGGCGAAGAAGCCGGCATTCTCGATCGCGGACTAACTCCCGTGGTGTGGGAACCGTATCACCTGGATCTTCTCGAAGCCGAGGCCCACCGCCGCAACCTGCCTGCGCAGTCTGTCGCAGTGCATGCCGAGATCGACACCGGCATGGCGCGGCAGGGCGTTACGCCGGGCGATCTGCTGGAACGTCTGCTTGCCCGCTTTACAACTGACTCACCCCTGAAGCTTGAGGGCGTAATGACGCACCTCGCATCCACCGAGGTTGGAGACGACCCGCAGAACCAGGTGCAGATGATCGCTTTTGCCTCGGCACTGCAGCAGGTCGCCGCCGCTGGCCTGAAGCCAGAGTACGTACACGCCGGAAACACCTCATCGACCGACAGTGGCTACATCCCGCAGGATCTGCCCGCACTCGCGGCAGGTCTGGGAGCACGCGCCATGACCCGCGCCGGGCTTGCCCTTTACGGCTACGCCCTGCCGCTGGAATCAGCAACAGATCGGGTGATCCAAAGCGAGGGCTTCCTGAAGCCGCATCTTGCCTCCAGCCTGAAGCCGGTGATGACCTGGAAGACCCGCATCGTCAGCCTGCGCGAGGTGCAGTGCGGCGACAGCATCGGCTACAACGCCACGTTCGTGGCACCTGGAACCATGCGTCTGGCGCTGCTGCCTGTGGGCTATGCAGATGGCTTTCGGCGAGCGCTCTCTGCCTCGAATGCGGAAGCGGGCGGATTGGTACTCCTGCACGGCAGACGAGCGCCCATCGTCGGCCGCGTGTCGATGGACCTGACGATCGTCGATGTCACCGCGATCCCCGAGTGCAGCATCGCCGATGAGGTCATCCTGCTGGGCGAAAGCAATGGTGAGCGCATCGGCGCGGACGAGCATGCGAGGCTCGCGGGCACGAGTGCCTACGAGGTGCTGTGCGGCATCAGCAACCGCGTGCCTCGCGTCGTCGTCTCTTAGCTTCTAGACGCCGAGTTCGGCACGGATCGCGTTTGCGATGGCGTCCGCATGGTGCCGCATGACGGTCTCATCTTCGGCTTCGATCATCACGCGTGCGAGCGCTTCTGTGCCGCTATAGCGGATGACCACACGTCCGGAGTCAAGTAGCGCTTTTTCAGCATCTTGGATCGCTGTGGCGACAGTATGAATCGATTCAAGTGGCTTCTTTTCGCGCACTTTGACGTTCACGATTACCTGCGGGAAGGTCTTTAGATCGGCCGCAAGCCCCGCCAGCGACTTTCCGCTGCGATGCACGATGTCAAGCAGCAGGAGCGCCGTCAGCAGGCCGTCGCCCGTGGTGCTTCGACCGGTGAAGAGGATGTGTCCGCTCTGCTCGCCACCGAGCGACGCCTTCGTCTCCTGCATCTGCTGGAGCACGTACTTGTCACCTACCGGCGCGCGCAGCATCCGGATGCCACTGCGCTTCAGAGCAGCCTCAAGTCCCATGTTGGACATAGTCGTGGCGACGACCGTGTTTTCGTGGAGCAGACCGCGCTCCTGCAGGTCGCGCGCGGCCAGCAGCATCACCGCGTCACCGTTGATGACGCGCCCATTCTCATCGGCGAACATGGCACGGTCAGCGTCGCCGTCGAAGGTAATGCCAATGTCCGCCTTGTCTTCGAGCACATACTTTGCGACAACCTCGGGCTTCGTCGCCCCGCAGTCCACGTTGATGTTGCGGCCGTCCGGGCTGGCGTTGCGAATGCGTACTTCGCCGCCCAGGCCCGCAAAGAGTTGCGGTGCCACGGACGAAGCTGCGCCGTTCGCACAGTCGATGACGATGCGCTTGCCGTCGAGGCTCAGGCCATCGACAGCGGCCAGCAGAGAGCGGACATACTCGGCGCGATCACTCTCTTCGACAGCAGGCGCAGCGGCGTCGTCCGCAGTCTCAACATGGTTGGTGGCGAGCTGCCTGAAGATCTCATCTTCAATGGCGAGTTCGGTTGCGTCCGGCAGCTTGTAGCCATCCGGCCCGAAGACCTTGATGCCGTTGTCCTGCCAGGGATTGTGCGACGCGCTGATGACTATGCCCGCGCTGAAACCATGCGAACGCGTGAGAAACGCGATGGCCGGTGTCGTGATCACGCCGGCGCTCTCGACGGTTGCACCACCTTTACGAAGACCCGCGGTGATCGTCGCTGCAATCCACTCGCTGGACTCGCGCGTGTCCATGCCGAGAATGATCTTTGGCTGCTCGCCGGCCTTTGCGACATGGTGCGCCAGTGCGACGCCAACAGCGAAGATGGTCTTGCGATCAAGGGGTGCTTCGCCTGCAACGGCGCGGATGCCGTCCGTTCCAAAGAGCTTTCTCATGCGTTTTCGTTTCCTGTTCCTGTGTTGCCGTTGACGTCAGACGAAAGGACGCGGGATCGCACTTCTCCCTCGCCCAGCCGTGTGCGAATTTCGTCACCGGCCGTTACATCCTTCGCGCTCCGCAGAAGTCTACCTTCCCCGTTGAAGACGAGGGCATAGCCGCGTTGCAGCACTGCCGTTGGGGACAGCGCATGCAACCGTGTCTCGGCGCGCGCCACACGTCGCGACGGTGTTGTCAGCAGCGAGGAACCTGCACGCAGCAGCCGCTCGCGCAGGCGTTCATTCTTTGTCTGCGCACGCAGAACACTGCGGTGCACATCCTGCCGCTGCAGGCGTTCCGTCAGCAAGCGCAGACGCGCGGCACGTTCGCGTAGCAGCGCTTCGGTCGCGGCTTCCAGGCGGAAGCGATCCTGATCCACACGTTGCTGCCGGCGGCCGATGCTGTCACGCATGCGCGCAAATGCGCTGGCCGCAGAGACGCGTGTGAAGCGCTGCTGCGCGTGCATCTGCTGATACCGCATGGCACGGAAGAGCCGCGCGGCCAGCGACTGCACACGCTCTTCCACGCGATGCTGCGCGGCCGTCACCAGCTCGGCTGCAGCCGAGGGGGTGGGTGCGCGAAGGTCTGCAACAAAGTCAGCAATGGTGAAGTCCGTCTCATGCCCTACGGCCGAGACGACCGGCAGATCGATCGCAGCGATGGCGCGTGCAAGCGCCTCATCGTTGAAGCCTGCGAGGTCTTCCGCCGACCCGCCTCCACGCGCAATGACGATGACATCGACGTTGTGTTGCGGGTTGGCGTTCAGATAGCGCAGACCGCGGATGACATCCGGCGCGCAGGTCACACCCTGCATCGCCGCAGGAAAGACAAGGATGTCGAGGCAGGCATGACGGCGTCGCACCACGGTGACAATGTCACGCAGCACCGCGCCCTGCGTCGACGTGATGACGCCGACGGTGCGCGGGAAGGCCGGCAACGGACGCTTGCGCTCCTGCTCGAACAATCCCTCGGCACGTAGCTTCGCCTTGAGCTGTTCGAAGGCAAGCTGCAGCGCACCGGCGCCACGCGGCTCCAGGGTTTCTGCAATAAGCTGCAGCTGTCCACGGCTCTCAAAGACGGAGATGCGGCCACGTGCCAGCACCGCCAGGCCATCGGTCGGTTTGAAGCGCAGAAGAGATGCCTCGCGCCGGAAGAGCACGACCAGTAACTGCGCATTGCCGTCCTTCAGCGTGAAATACAGGTGGCCGCTGGGAGCGGGGCGGCAGTTGGAGATTTCGCCCTCCACCCACACATCGCTGTACTCACGCTCCACCTTGCCACGTAGCGCGCTCACCAACTCGGCAACAGCCCACAGCTTGCGCTGTTGCGGGACCTGCGCTGGCGACGCGGGAGCCTCGATGCGTTCGCGCTCGGCGATCACGTCGGCAACGGTCACCGCGCCGTCTTCTGTGGCTGATTCCGGCTCTGAAAAAAGCAGTCCGAACTGACCGAGCTTGTCCGGCTTCGGCTTAAGCGACGACGGCGGCCCGGAGGACCTGCCAGCCGCTGCCCTGCGCCGGATGAACTGCGCGAGCGATGCTGGTGGGTTTTCCGGAGCCGCCATGGTGTCTGCGAAGCCCTTCCTGCGATTACTGCGCGGAGGGTCCGCTCAGTTTCTGCGTTGCGATCTCGGCCGAGGCGCTCTTGGGGTCCTTGTCCTTGATCTGTGCATAGATCTTCTTGGCTTCCGCCTGCTTGCCGTTGGCCTCATACATCTCAGCCAGTTCCAGCTGCGCCAGACCCGCGGGAACCAGCGTGCTGGGCTTCGCGATCACCTTGTTGTACTGCTCAATGGCAAGGGACTCGCGCGCAGTGCTGCGATACAGGCCGGCAAGCGCCATCTGTGAGAGCGTGGCGATGTCGTGGTTCCAGCTGTCGGAGGACTTCTTCAGCAGTTCCTCAGCGCTGGCGTTCTGGCCTGCCTGCATGGCGGTCACGCCCTGCAGATAGAGTGCGTTACGACCGGCATCGGTTGAACCGTATTTGTTTGCGACATCCGCAAACTGAGCATTGGCGGCCTTCGCGCGCTCTTCCAGACTGCTGAAGCTCTTCATGTTCGCGGGCACGGGCTGATCCGGTGTCGCGATGGGTGCGTCGTACGTCTGCATCGCCTCGGCCAGAGCACTGCTTGCAGCCTCAGCGCGGTGGCTGCTGACGAATGCGAACACGCTCGCGATGACGACGAGCGCAACGACCGCGACCGCAAGGCGGATGGCCAGCGCACGGTTGTTCTGGATGCGGTCGAAGAAAGCAGTGCTGCTGCTGTTGGTGTTGACGGCAAGAGGACCGTCTTCACGGATGGCAAGCGGCTTGGTGCGGGTCGGTGTATCCAAGGTCGGGAATCCTTTTGGCGGCGCGAAAGGCCGCAGATGAGCCGGCGCGGGTGCGGAATCCGCAGGTACATGCGCCATCCGTAAGTCTAGCAGCGGCAGGAAAGGTGGGCAAAAGGGTCGCCCGGTCGGGCCTCCCGTTTAACGGTGAGACAGCATAGGGCACGGCTGAAGCCGTGCCCTTACGACTCGTGCTGTCCGGCAGCGGCTGTTTCGTGCTGTCCCCCGCAGCGGCCGGGCGGTGGTGCTTGCCCATCGTTCCGTGAATCCATACTCTGAATACAGCACCGTTGAAGGATGGGCCCAGGCATGTATGAGGACTTTGTCGTAGTCGACAAGTGGACCGGCGAGCAGTTGCATTGCGTTTGGAAGGCGACCATGGTCGCCATTGCGACGCGTCACGCCGACGCTACGGATATCCGGTTCGACGTGAATGGCCGGCCCATGTGGATCGCCATGCCGAATGTTGCATGGGTGCAGATGAAGCGCGCCACCGGCTACGTCATCACGGACTACGCCGCGGCACAGGCTGCCGGGCGGTATCTGAAGACCATTGTGGAGAACGGCTATGACAATGGTCGCGAGATGTACACCATGACGGTCGAAGAGGTTCTGACCAACGTGAAGGCCGTGGTCGACCAGGCGGGCAGCACGCTCAACCTGCCCTCCCTGCCCGTCATTAACAACGACGTGAAGCCGGAAGAGTACGCAGGACATCTGCCAGGCGAAGGATAGGCTGATCTTCGGGGAACTCCGGGCGTATGCTGGTCAGCGTTCCCCGGAGTGCTCATGCTTGATCGCCGAAGCTTTCTTGCCACGCTGCCTGCAGCCGCGCTGCTTGCGCGCACGTCCTTCAGCCAGATGACACCGCCCACGCTCGGCACCCAGCGTGCCTTCATCGGCAGCACCGGTAAAGAGGCGCAGGGCATCTTCTCCACCTACTTCGATCCCAAGACAGGCAGTTTCTCTCAGCCGGAGATGGCGGCAAAGCTGCCCGGCAACGACAGCATGACACTGCATCCAGAGCGCCGGCGCCGTCTCTATGCAACATGCGTCGTCGACGGTATTGCGAACGTGGCCGCCTTTGAAATTGTGGACACGCCAGACCTTCTGCGCCCCATCAACCGTGAGACGGCGAAGGGTATGGGGCCGAATTTTCTCTCCATCGACCCCAGCGGCCGTGTTGCCATGGAGGCGAACTGGGGCAGTGGGGACATCTCGACCTACACGATTGCAAAGGACGGGACGCTGTCGCCGCTTGTCGAGCACATTGAGTACGGCGACGCCCACCACGGCCCCGCGCCTGCTCAGCCCCACAGCCGCTGCCACTCCATCCTGACGGCGCCAGGCGGCAGGTTTGTGTTGGTGAATGACTACGGCGCCGACAGGATCTACATCTACGCGCTGGACGCCGCAACGGCGAAGCTCACACCGCACGATCCGCCGTTCTATCAGGCTGCGCCCGGCTCTGCGCCGCGACACCTGGTCTTCTACCCCGGCGGTAAGTGGATCTACTGCAACAACGAACTGACCAACACCGTGGACCTGCTGGCCTGGGACGAGAAGCGTGGCACATTGACCAAAACGGGGTCGTGGCCGACGCTGCCTGCGGACGCCCCACCGAAGTGCCGCACGGCAGACATGGCATTGTCGCCGGATCACCGCTTCCTCTACGGCAGCGTGCGCGGGCTTGAGAGCATGGTGGTGTGGGCCGTGGGTAAAGACGCTCGGCTGCAGCAGATTCAACAGACCAAGGTGGATGGCGTGGAGAACCGTTGCATCACCCTTGATGCGACCGGCAAGTGGCTGATTGCGGCGAACCAGCGCAGCAATGACGTGACGGTCTTCCCGCGCGATCCGAAGACCGGGATGCTGAGCGCGCCCGCCAGCAGCGTCAAGATTGCGGGCGCGTGTTTCGTGTTGTGGGCGTAGCGATGTTTGTGCGACGGATCACCATCGAGCGTGTGACGGCGGACGGCGTGGTCATGCCGTGCCCTCTCAAGGCAATCGACAGCTTCTGCATGCGCAACTTCACGAATGACGCGGTCTTCGACGACACGATGCCGATTGCCGATGGGTTACTGGAAGCTGGTCTTCGCGTGCCGCTCCCTCTGCTGGAAGAGCGCATGACGGATTGGTTTCGGCGGAAGCGGTATCTGGGTGAGGGCGAGACATTGCGAGTGACGGAAGTGCTGCGGTGAGTCAGTAAACTCGGGCCGCTTCATCTTTTATGCATTTGTCATCCTGAGCAAAACACAGATCGCTCAGGATGACAGGTCATGGGAGAGAACGCAGATCGCTCAGGATGACAGGCAGATCGGCACAGGAAGCATCCCGCCGAACTGCGACAGCGGGCCAACCTGCTCATGATGTGACACCATCGTTAGCGAAGACCTTAAGCCGGAGAAGCACCATGTCACACGAACGGATTTTTCTGGGCACCAGCGGTAACGATGGCCGCGGCGTCTACACCGCTACCTTCGATACACAGACGGGCACGCTGACCGAACCCGTACTCTCGGCCGAACTGCCGAAGGCCAGCTTCCTCTGTTTCGATGGCCGCAATGAGAGCCGTCTCCTGGCCATCTCGCAGACACCCGGCGCGCCCGCCGGCGAGGTCGCATGCTTCCACATCGATGTTGCCGAGGCGAAGCTGACGGAGGTCCATCGCGCCAGTACACAGGGCACGGGCGCAGTGCATGTGTCCGCGCAGGGGGGCACCGTCGTGGTGGCGAACTATGTTGGTGGATCGGCCGCATCGTTCCACATGGATGCGGATGGCACGCTGCATCCGGCGTCGTTCTTTCAGTTCAACGCGGCGGATCACGGTCCGGACACGAAGCGTCAGGACCACGCCTACGCGCACGCCGCAGACATCACGCTGGACGGCGGCTACGTGCTGATCAATGACCTCGGACTTGATCGCATCCACGTCTTCAAGCTGGACGCGGAGACCGCGAAGATGACGCCGCACGGCGAGTGGCTGTCCGCACCAGGCGCGGGCCCGCGACACATCGCCCTGCACCCGAACGGCAAGTGGATCTACAACATCGATGAGATGGGCTGCACGATTAATCAACTCGCGTGGGATGCGATTGCGGGTACCTTGACCACGCTACAGACCATTGAGACGCTGCCACCGGGCGCGAGCAAGGTCGATGTGCGCGCCTGTGATCTCGTCTTCAGCAAGGACCTGCGCTTCCTGTACGCAGCGAACCGCGTGCATGAGGATTTCGTCGTGTTCTCGCTGGATGCTGCGACGGGCGCACTCACTGAGGCACATCGGCATGCCAATCCCGGCAAGGAGGCGCGCCACATCGCCATCGATCCATCGGGCAAGTGGTTCCTGAGCGCGAACCAGTTTTCGAACGAGGTTTCGGTCTTCCCGATCGATACGGCCACGGGCAAGCTGGGTGACCGCTCCAGCTCGGCACCCGTCAACAACCCAAGCTGCCTGCTGTTCGGCTGAGGAGAGAGATGCTGACACGCCGAAAGTTTTTAGGGAGCGCCGCAGCCGGTGCAGCCATGATGCTGCGCACAACAACGTCATCGGCGCGCGAGATGGCAGGGACGCAACGATTATTCGTTGGCACCAGCAGTCAGACGGAGTTTACCGGGCACGGCGAGGGCATCTTCGTCACATCCTTCCGCGATGGCCGGCTCGGTTCCCCGCGACTGCTCGCGAAGGTGACGAGTCCGAGCTTCCTTGCAGTACCGCAAGCCGGTCACCCGCTCTTCGCGGTACTTGGGGGAGACGACGGTGCGTCACGAGCCGCAAGCTACGCGATCTCGCAGGGTCATGACGTTGCGACGACCACACTTACTCCGATCGACACGGCAAGTTCCGGCGGTGGCGGCGGATGCCATGTGAGCGCCTCGCCGGACGGTCGTTGCGTCTTTGTCTCGAACTACGGCGGCGGCAGTGTGGCGTCGTTCCATGCGGACTCGTCAGGCAAGCTGACGCAGGCGAGCGTCATCCGCTTTCCGCCGACAGAGCATGGTCCCGTCCAAGATCGGCAGGAGGGCAGCCATGTGCACTCTGCGATGGTCTCGCCGGATGGCGCTTTCGTGCTGGTGAATGACTTCGGCCTCGATCGTATCCACGTCTTCGGGCTGGACCGAGCGACGGCAAAGCTCACACCGCACCGACCGGACCACTGGCTATCCGAGCCGGGCTCCGGGCCGCGTCACCTCGTCTTCCATCCGAATGGCCGCTGGATCTACTGCATCTGCGAACTGAACTCGACCGTGGTGCAACTGCAATGGAACGCCACCCACGGCGTCCTCACGCCGAAGAGTGTCGCCAAGACACTGCCGGATGGCGTGGATGCCGCGAAGGCACGCGGCTGCGAGATGGTCT is a genomic window containing:
- a CDS encoding phospholipid carrier-dependent glycosyltransferase codes for the protein MFEASTPRRNRLMLAALWFFLYASFALLSPPLLDDADSVHAEVAREMIQRHDPVTLYANGIRYLEKAPVLYWSMAASMRVFGVGTAQARLPLAIFALLLFLLTENFARQAFGSARAGLYAGVSLMLSFGLFIFTRILIPDAIVCLWLTAAVFCFWLTERHGEGHAPVLPCLGFAAACAMNVLTKGLIGLVFPAGTVALYLLTTRGFKGTLQRIAQLNPLFAVLAFFAIAAPWHILAGQANPTEGHPVGLTHTGHAWIFWKGWQVGSPAVGSVHGWTWFYFMNEHLLRYLNLRVPRDYDTVPLLLFWGLVLVWMMPWSAFLFEAVAAAPWRALRSRAEATQLNGESRTLLLFSIAGLLPIVFFSFSTRQEYYVLPSLPFFALLVARWLDREAIEAETMTVPPVLTRAGQRISVLLLIGGTVASLACVFFLMHTQVPPPNVDLATLLQQNPGDYALSFGHFLDLNGPAMGAFRRPLTFTVVALFGGTVASWWLRRSFRPHEANIALAAGTLLFLVAAHMGLTIFAPVLSSQKLARAIAPLIKPNNMICINDEYEAGSTLGFYLKRNDIHIWHGHSANLWYGSFFNDAPDIFETDLSMRERWLGPQRIFLWTDPAKLPALPSKAYVIAEGGGKEIISNKAGDY
- the alr gene encoding alanine racemase, translated to MRSVLPNHTRPIWAEISASRLRDNFHALQAAAGPQIEVLAVIKADAYGHGATECAPVLAGAGAQWLGVTSAEEGLAVRASLAILPQGMSPRVLVMCGLWPGEEAGILDRGLTPVVWEPYHLDLLEAEAHRRNLPAQSVAVHAEIDTGMARQGVTPGDLLERLLARFTTDSPLKLEGVMTHLASTEVGDDPQNQVQMIAFASALQQVAAAGLKPEYVHAGNTSSTDSGYIPQDLPALAAGLGARAMTRAGLALYGYALPLESATDRVIQSEGFLKPHLASSLKPVMTWKTRIVSLREVQCGDSIGYNATFVAPGTMRLALLPVGYADGFRRALSASNAEAGGLVLLHGRRAPIVGRVSMDLTIVDVTAIPECSIADEVILLGESNGERIGADEHARLAGTSAYEVLCGISNRVPRVVVS
- the glmM gene encoding phosphoglucosamine mutase; translated protein: MRKLFGTDGIRAVAGEAPLDRKTIFAVGVALAHHVAKAGEQPKIILGMDTRESSEWIAATITAGLRKGGATVESAGVITTPAIAFLTRSHGFSAGIVISASHNPWQDNGIKVFGPDGYKLPDATELAIEDEIFRQLATNHVETADDAAAPAVEESDRAEYVRSLLAAVDGLSLDGKRIVIDCANGAASSVAPQLFAGLGGEVRIRNASPDGRNINVDCGATKPEVVAKYVLEDKADIGITFDGDADRAMFADENGRVINGDAVMLLAARDLQERGLLHENTVVATTMSNMGLEAALKRSGIRMLRAPVGDKYVLQQMQETKASLGGEQSGHILFTGRSTTGDGLLTALLLLDIVHRSGKSLAGLAADLKTFPQVIVNVKVREKKPLESIHTVATAIQDAEKALLDSGRVVIRYSGTEALARVMIEAEDETVMRHHADAIANAIRAELGV
- the xseA gene encoding exodeoxyribonuclease VII large subunit gives rise to the protein MAAPENPPASLAQFIRRRAAAGRSSGPPSSLKPKPDKLGQFGLLFSEPESATEDGAVTVADVIAERERIEAPASPAQVPQQRKLWAVAELVSALRGKVEREYSDVWVEGEISNCRPAPSGHLYFTLKDGNAQLLVVLFRREASLLRFKPTDGLAVLARGRISVFESRGQLQLIAETLEPRGAGALQLAFEQLKAKLRAEGLFEQERKRPLPAFPRTVGVITSTQGAVLRDIVTVVRRRHACLDILVFPAAMQGVTCAPDVIRGLRYLNANPQHNVDVIVIARGGGSAEDLAGFNDEALARAIAAIDLPVVSAVGHETDFTIADFVADLRAPTPSAAAELVTAAQHRVEERVQSLAARLFRAMRYQQMHAQQRFTRVSAASAFARMRDSIGRRQQRVDQDRFRLEAATEALLRERAARLRLLTERLQRQDVHRSVLRAQTKNERLRERLLRAGSSLLTTPSRRVARAETRLHALSPTAVLQRGYALVFNGEGRLLRSAKDVTAGDEIRTRLGEGEVRSRVLSSDVNGNTGTGNENA
- a CDS encoding tetratricopeptide repeat protein; this translates as MDTPTRTKPLAIREDGPLAVNTNSSSTAFFDRIQNNRALAIRLAVAVVALVVIASVFAFVSSHRAEAASSALAEAMQTYDAPIATPDQPVPANMKSFSSLEERAKAANAQFADVANKYGSTDAGRNALYLQGVTAMQAGQNASAEELLKKSSDSWNHDIATLSQMALAGLYRSTARESLAIEQYNKVIAKPSTLVPAGLAQLELAEMYEANGKQAEAKKIYAQIKDKDPKSASAEIATQKLSGPSAQ
- a CDS encoding lactonase family protein, with product MLDRRSFLATLPAAALLARTSFSQMTPPTLGTQRAFIGSTGKEAQGIFSTYFDPKTGSFSQPEMAAKLPGNDSMTLHPERRRRLYATCVVDGIANVAAFEIVDTPDLLRPINRETAKGMGPNFLSIDPSGRVAMEANWGSGDISTYTIAKDGTLSPLVEHIEYGDAHHGPAPAQPHSRCHSILTAPGGRFVLVNDYGADRIYIYALDAATAKLTPHDPPFYQAAPGSAPRHLVFYPGGKWIYCNNELTNTVDLLAWDEKRGTLTKTGSWPTLPADAPPKCRTADMALSPDHRFLYGSVRGLESMVVWAVGKDARLQQIQQTKVDGVENRCITLDATGKWLIAANQRSNDVTVFPRDPKTGMLSAPASSVKIAGACFVLWA
- a CDS encoding lactonase family protein, with protein sequence MSHERIFLGTSGNDGRGVYTATFDTQTGTLTEPVLSAELPKASFLCFDGRNESRLLAISQTPGAPAGEVACFHIDVAEAKLTEVHRASTQGTGAVHVSAQGGTVVVANYVGGSAASFHMDADGTLHPASFFQFNAADHGPDTKRQDHAYAHAADITLDGGYVLINDLGLDRIHVFKLDAETAKMTPHGEWLSAPGAGPRHIALHPNGKWIYNIDEMGCTINQLAWDAIAGTLTTLQTIETLPPGASKVDVRACDLVFSKDLRFLYAANRVHEDFVVFSLDAATGALTEAHRHANPGKEARHIAIDPSGKWFLSANQFSNEVSVFPIDTATGKLGDRSSSAPVNNPSCLLFG
- a CDS encoding lactonase family protein; the protein is MLTRRKFLGSAAAGAAMMLRTTTSSAREMAGTQRLFVGTSSQTEFTGHGEGIFVTSFRDGRLGSPRLLAKVTSPSFLAVPQAGHPLFAVLGGDDGASRAASYAISQGHDVATTTLTPIDTASSGGGGGCHVSASPDGRCVFVSNYGGGSVASFHADSSGKLTQASVIRFPPTEHGPVQDRQEGSHVHSAMVSPDGAFVLVNDFGLDRIHVFGLDRATAKLTPHRPDHWLSEPGSGPRHLVFHPNGRWIYCICELNSTVVQLQWNATHGVLTPKSVAKTLPDGVDAAKARGCEMVFSKDMRFLYASNRRASESFAVFAVDASTGALTKIQNKPNPGLEARHIAVDPSGRWFLVANQFSGDVTVFALDMATGHIGEPVSKIEVSGASCLLFA